One Bradyrhizobium zhanjiangense DNA segment encodes these proteins:
- the bla gene encoding class A beta-lactamase — MSLDRRALLASLCWMAASPALAAAAPPELETYERESGGRIGVYAENLATGAKLAWRADERFVMCSTFKASLAACVLARVDRGEEQLAAMIPYGQADLLEYAPVAKQNLAAGAMSVTEMCKAIVELSDNTCANLLLARIGGPAALTAFWRSIGDTTSRLDHNEPELNRSRPGDPRDTTTPAAMAGNLRRLVLGEALSLTSRAQLTEWIVNCKTGANRLRGGVPAGWRIGDKTGNNGKDASGDIAVVWPRPDAPILIAAYTQGGTPSAAQIAAAFARIGRMVAERLA, encoded by the coding sequence ATGTCTCTCGATCGCCGCGCCCTGCTCGCCTCGCTGTGCTGGATGGCCGCTTCTCCCGCGCTTGCCGCGGCTGCGCCGCCTGAGCTCGAAACCTACGAACGCGAGAGCGGCGGGCGGATCGGGGTCTATGCGGAGAACCTCGCGACCGGCGCAAAGCTCGCCTGGCGCGCCGACGAACGGTTCGTGATGTGCTCGACATTCAAGGCCTCGCTCGCCGCTTGTGTACTGGCGCGGGTCGATCGCGGCGAGGAGCAGCTTGCGGCTATGATTCCTTACGGCCAAGCCGACCTCTTGGAGTACGCGCCGGTTGCCAAGCAAAATCTCGCGGCCGGCGCAATGTCGGTCACTGAGATGTGCAAGGCGATCGTCGAGCTCAGCGACAACACCTGCGCCAATCTGCTGCTGGCGCGGATCGGCGGGCCGGCCGCGCTCACCGCGTTCTGGCGATCGATCGGCGATACCACCTCGCGGCTCGACCACAACGAGCCCGAACTCAACCGCTCCCGGCCGGGCGATCCCCGGGACACCACGACGCCGGCGGCGATGGCCGGAAACCTGCGCCGCCTCGTGCTGGGGGAAGCATTGTCACTGACCTCGCGCGCGCAGCTCACCGAATGGATCGTGAACTGCAAGACCGGCGCAAACCGGCTGCGCGGCGGCGTGCCGGCAGGCTGGAGGATCGGCGACAAGACCGGCAACAACGGCAAGGACGCATCGGGCGATATCGCGGTGGTGTGGCCGCGGCCGGATGCCCCGATCCTGATCGCGGCCTATACCCAGGGCGGCACGCCGAGCGCCGCACAGATCGCGGCGGCGTTCGCGCGGATCGGGCGGATGGTGGCCGAGCGGCTGGCGTGA
- a CDS encoding Fur family transcriptional regulator yields the protein MTLAKPAFPAPDHDHGRCTADALAHAEQVCEQRAQKFTPIRRQVLGALLSSHRPLGAYEVIDELAKSMARPAPITVYRALDFLMANGLVHRIESRNAYLACAAHDHDATSAVAFLICERCGLVGEIPSASFAKDLNAAARSSGFAPKLSVVEITGVCTHCQKAA from the coding sequence ATGACCCTCGCAAAGCCGGCATTCCCCGCGCCTGACCACGATCACGGCCGCTGCACTGCGGATGCGCTGGCGCATGCCGAACAGGTCTGCGAGCAGCGCGCGCAGAAATTCACGCCGATACGCCGTCAGGTGCTCGGGGCGCTGCTCTCCAGCCACCGTCCACTCGGCGCCTATGAGGTGATCGACGAGCTCGCCAAGTCGATGGCGCGACCGGCGCCGATCACGGTCTATCGTGCCCTCGATTTCTTGATGGCCAACGGCCTCGTGCATCGCATCGAGAGCCGCAATGCCTATCTCGCCTGCGCCGCCCATGACCACGACGCGACCTCGGCCGTCGCGTTCCTGATCTGCGAGCGCTGCGGCCTGGTCGGCGAGATCCCGTCGGCCTCCTTCGCCAAGGATCTCAATGCCGCCGCGCGCAGCTCAGGCTTCGCCCCCAAATTGTCCGTGGTGGAGATCACGGGCGTCTGCACCCATTGTCAGAAAGCTGCTTAA
- a CDS encoding HlyD family secretion protein: protein MADQVLKFQPEQKSDSGKPTKKAGSDPRRRLVAGLRRYRRFLLLVVLPVIVAIGGITFYLHGGRYVGTDDAYVGAQKVLVTPDISGKIQKVVVKEGQVVKQGDELFEIDPVPFRHAVDEAKAQLAQARTTYDNLVANIKIYGDMLNLAQQGVDLKQRDVERKQALVKNNYGSQLDLDNAANALVTAGAQAQFIKQQLSNAKTQLLGDPALPLEQFPPYAQAKAKLDDAQRNLDHTVLRAPMDGVATQVEQIQLGRYVAAGAPVFSIIDVAHPWVDANPKESDLTYVAEGQPVTLEVDAFPNHVFKGKIGSLSPGTGAQFAILPPQNATGNFVKVVQRVPVRIYFDETDKYVRKLKAGMSVYATIDTGHRRSLAGLFGLSATAGQDHDKD from the coding sequence ATGGCTGATCAGGTTCTCAAGTTCCAGCCCGAGCAGAAGAGCGACAGCGGCAAGCCGACCAAGAAAGCCGGCAGCGACCCCCGCCGCCGTCTGGTGGCGGGCCTGCGCCGCTATCGCCGTTTCCTGCTTCTGGTCGTCCTGCCTGTCATCGTCGCCATCGGCGGCATCACCTTCTATTTGCATGGCGGCCGCTATGTCGGCACCGACGACGCCTATGTCGGCGCGCAGAAGGTGCTGGTGACGCCCGACATCTCCGGCAAGATCCAGAAGGTGGTCGTGAAAGAAGGTCAGGTCGTCAAGCAAGGCGACGAGCTGTTCGAGATCGACCCCGTTCCCTTCCGCCACGCGGTAGATGAAGCCAAGGCACAGCTCGCCCAGGCCCGCACGACCTACGACAACCTCGTTGCCAACATCAAGATCTATGGCGACATGCTCAACCTTGCCCAACAGGGCGTCGACCTCAAGCAGCGCGACGTCGAGCGCAAGCAGGCGCTGGTGAAGAACAATTACGGTTCGCAGCTCGATCTCGACAACGCGGCGAATGCGTTGGTCACCGCGGGCGCGCAGGCGCAATTCATCAAGCAGCAGCTCTCCAACGCCAAGACGCAATTGCTCGGCGATCCCGCGTTGCCGCTGGAGCAGTTCCCGCCCTACGCGCAGGCGAAAGCCAAGCTGGACGACGCCCAGCGCAACCTCGACCACACCGTGCTGCGCGCGCCGATGGACGGCGTGGCGACGCAGGTCGAGCAGATTCAGCTCGGCCGTTACGTTGCCGCCGGCGCGCCCGTGTTCTCCATCATCGACGTCGCGCATCCCTGGGTCGACGCCAATCCGAAGGAGAGCGACCTCACCTATGTGGCAGAAGGCCAGCCCGTCACGCTCGAGGTCGACGCGTTCCCGAATCACGTCTTCAAGGGCAAGATCGGCTCGCTCTCGCCCGGCACCGGCGCGCAATTCGCGATCCTGCCGCCGCAAAATGCCACCGGCAATTTCGTCAAGGTGGTGCAGCGCGTGCCGGTCAGGATCTATTTCGACGAGACCGACAAATACGTGCGGAAGCTGAAAGCCGGCATGAGCGTCTACGCCACCATCGACACCGGCCACCGGCGCTCACTCGCCGGCCTGTTTGGCCTGTCGGCGACAGCGGGCCAGGACCACGACAAGGACTGA
- a CDS encoding Na+/H+ antiporter produces MEAKFQTFLILLAVLAGVALAARRFNVAPAILLMLAGVGLAFVPGMPSVELPPELVLLLVLPPLIYSASVAMSWREFKKNLRPIVLLAVGAVIFTAAMVAAATHYMIGLPWTIGFLLGAIVAPPDVVAPLAIARRLHMPRRILVVLEGEGLANDATALILYRFALAAIMVGHFSLPLAAGEFLLIIAGEIAFGIGVGWLSLRFRKWSGDPQVELTLSLITPYVSYWLPEHVGGSGVIATVACGLYVSWNGPLLISSATRLQGIFFWDLVIYLIEGLLFLLTGFQMRALYEKSKAFPLDDILIATAVVLVIVVIARFAWLYPATYLPRMLSKSLRQRDPSPPWQWAFTLAFTGVRGAVSLAAALALPFTLPDGEAFPYRDLILFVAFGVIFITLIGVGLTLPPVVRWLGIAEAGRNEHVSEHEAEIAARRQALDAALRSLDALTAEKEVSDEVMRLLRARHEIRINQLPDLLDPTHHDVSAAGIALTRELIVAERKFIHDLLRDGQITDETRRRIERDLDLEEASLANREYRGAPL; encoded by the coding sequence ATGGAAGCGAAGTTTCAGACCTTTCTCATCCTGCTGGCCGTGCTGGCAGGCGTGGCGCTGGCCGCACGCCGCTTCAACGTCGCCCCCGCCATCCTGCTGATGCTGGCCGGCGTCGGCCTCGCCTTCGTGCCGGGCATGCCATCGGTGGAACTGCCGCCGGAGCTGGTGCTGCTGCTGGTGCTGCCACCGCTGATCTACTCGGCAAGCGTCGCCATGAGCTGGCGCGAGTTCAAGAAGAATTTGCGTCCGATTGTGCTGCTCGCAGTCGGCGCGGTGATCTTCACTGCAGCCATGGTGGCGGCCGCCACGCATTACATGATCGGCCTGCCGTGGACCATCGGCTTCCTGCTGGGGGCCATCGTCGCGCCGCCCGACGTGGTGGCGCCGCTCGCGATCGCGCGCCGGCTGCACATGCCGCGCCGGATCCTGGTCGTGCTCGAGGGCGAAGGGCTCGCCAACGACGCCACCGCGTTGATCCTCTACCGCTTTGCGCTCGCCGCGATCATGGTCGGGCATTTCTCGCTGCCGCTGGCGGCCGGCGAATTCCTCCTCATCATCGCCGGCGAGATCGCCTTCGGCATCGGCGTCGGGTGGCTTTCCCTGCGTTTCCGCAAATGGTCGGGTGATCCGCAGGTCGAGCTCACGCTGTCGCTGATCACGCCTTACGTCTCCTACTGGCTGCCCGAGCATGTCGGCGGCTCCGGAGTGATCGCAACGGTCGCCTGCGGGCTTTATGTGAGCTGGAACGGTCCGCTGCTGATTTCTTCCGCGACGCGGCTGCAGGGCATCTTCTTCTGGGACCTCGTGATCTATTTGATCGAGGGCCTCTTGTTCCTGCTCACCGGCTTCCAGATGCGCGCGCTTTACGAGAAGTCGAAGGCCTTTCCGCTCGACGATATCCTGATCGCGACCGCCGTGGTTCTGGTGATCGTCGTGATCGCGCGCTTCGCCTGGCTCTATCCCGCGACCTATCTGCCGCGGATGCTCAGCAAATCGCTGCGCCAGCGCGATCCGTCGCCGCCCTGGCAATGGGCGTTCACGCTCGCCTTCACCGGCGTGCGCGGCGCGGTGTCGCTGGCGGCGGCACTGGCGCTGCCGTTCACGCTTCCGGACGGCGAAGCATTTCCGTACCGTGACCTGATTCTGTTCGTCGCCTTCGGCGTCATCTTCATCACGCTGATCGGCGTCGGCCTGACGCTGCCGCCAGTGGTGCGCTGGCTCGGCATTGCCGAGGCCGGCCGCAACGAGCATGTCAGCGAGCACGAGGCCGAGATCGCAGCACGCCGCCAGGCGCTTGACGCCGCACTGAGGTCGCTCGACGCGCTGACCGCGGAGAAGGAGGTATCGGACGAGGTGATGCGGCTCCTTCGTGCCCGCCACGAGATCCGCATCAATCAGCTTCCGGATTTGCTCGATCCCACCCACCACGACGTCTCCGCCGCCGGCATCGCACTGACCCGGGAGCTGATCGTCGCCGAGCGCAAATTCATCCACGACCTCTTGCGCGACGGTCAGATCACCGACGAGACGCGGCGGCGGATCGAGCGGGATCTCGATCTGGAGGAGGCGAGTTTGGCAAACAGAGAGTATCGGGGCGCGCCGCTGTAG
- a CDS encoding TauD/TfdA dioxygenase family protein, protein MSSLAGKQGPRYRHTADDGAPYETIAVEKLTPIIGAEISGVDIGRLVEGDSRSNRQMDEIHRALAENLVIFFRDQHITPKQHLAFGRKFGELHFHPAAPHEDEDPALMKIYADKDSPRANGEGWHSDVSCDLEPPMGSILYIKQCPPRGGDTLFANMYAAYDALSDRMKAYLDGLSALHDGEPIYRGLYANYGVADRPSYPHAEHPVVRTHPVTGRKALYVNRGFTRHINGIPRDESDAMLAYLYLHAENPLFQCRFRWTENAIAFWDNRCTQHRAMWDYWPHTRSGTRVTVKGERPV, encoded by the coding sequence ATGAGCTCACTCGCCGGCAAGCAAGGTCCGCGCTATCGCCACACCGCCGATGACGGCGCCCCTTATGAGACCATCGCGGTCGAAAAGCTCACGCCCATCATCGGCGCGGAAATCTCCGGCGTCGACATCGGCAGGCTCGTCGAGGGCGATAGCCGCTCCAACCGGCAGATGGACGAGATCCACCGCGCGCTTGCCGAAAACCTCGTGATCTTTTTCCGCGACCAGCACATCACGCCCAAACAGCATCTCGCCTTCGGCCGGAAGTTCGGCGAGCTGCATTTTCATCCGGCCGCACCGCACGAGGACGAAGACCCGGCGCTGATGAAGATCTACGCCGACAAGGACTCGCCGCGCGCCAACGGCGAGGGCTGGCATTCGGATGTGTCCTGCGATCTCGAGCCGCCGATGGGCTCGATCCTTTACATCAAGCAATGTCCGCCGCGCGGTGGCGACACGCTGTTCGCCAACATGTATGCGGCCTATGACGCCCTCTCGGATCGCATGAAGGCCTATCTCGACGGCTTGTCCGCGCTGCATGACGGTGAACCGATCTATCGCGGCCTCTACGCCAACTACGGCGTCGCCGACCGTCCCTCCTATCCGCATGCCGAGCACCCGGTGGTGCGCACGCATCCGGTCACGGGCAGGAAGGCGCTCTACGTCAACCGCGGCTTCACCCGCCACATCAACGGCATCCCGCGCGACGAGAGCGATGCGATGCTCGCTTATCTCTACCTGCATGCCGAGAACCCGCTGTTCCAGTGCCGCTTCCGCTGGACCGAGAATGCCATCGCCTTCTGGGACAACCGCTGCACCCAGCACCGCGCGATGTGGGACTACTGGCCGCATACGCGCTCCGGCACGCGGGTGACGGTGAAGGGGGAGCGGCCGGTGTGA
- the ispG gene encoding flavodoxin-dependent (E)-4-hydroxy-3-methylbut-2-enyl-diphosphate synthase: MNKLENTIDSDLAGPAPRHKTTQVKVGDVSVGGGAPIVVQSMTNTDTADIDGTIAQVAALARAGSEMVRITVDREEAAAAVPHIRDGLAKRGISTPLIGDFHYIGHKLLAAYPACAEALAKYRINPGNVGFKDKRDTQFADIIEIANKNNKPVRIGANWGSLDQELLTKLMDENAASADPRDVRAVTREAMVQSALLSAARAEELGMPKNRIILSAKVSAVQDLIAVYQDLASRSDYAIHLGLTEAGMGSKGIVASSAALGILLQQGIGDTIRISLTPEPGGDRTREVQVGQELLQTMGFRTFVPLVAACPGCGRTTSTTFQELARSIQDFIRDEMPTWKTKYPGVEELNVAVMGCIVNGPGESKHANIGISLPGTGEAPAAPVFVDGKKFRTLRGPTISADFKALVIDYIDQRYGQGAKVPVTAAE; this comes from the coding sequence ATGAACAAGCTCGAAAACACCATCGATTCCGACCTCGCGGGCCCCGCGCCCCGGCACAAGACCACCCAGGTCAAGGTCGGCGACGTCTCAGTGGGCGGCGGTGCACCGATCGTCGTGCAGTCGATGACCAACACCGACACCGCCGACATCGACGGCACCATCGCCCAGGTCGCAGCGCTCGCGCGCGCCGGTTCCGAAATGGTTCGCATCACCGTGGACCGCGAGGAAGCCGCTGCCGCCGTTCCGCATATCCGCGACGGCCTCGCCAAGCGCGGCATCAGCACGCCCTTGATCGGCGACTTCCACTATATCGGCCACAAGCTGCTTGCGGCCTATCCGGCCTGCGCCGAGGCGCTCGCCAAATACCGCATCAATCCCGGCAATGTCGGCTTCAAGGACAAGCGCGACACCCAGTTCGCCGACATCATCGAGATCGCGAACAAGAACAACAAGCCGGTGCGCATCGGCGCCAATTGGGGCTCACTCGACCAGGAACTGCTCACCAAGCTGATGGACGAGAATGCTGCCTCGGCCGATCCGCGCGACGTGCGCGCGGTGACGCGCGAGGCCATGGTGCAGTCGGCGCTCTTGTCAGCCGCGCGCGCCGAAGAGCTCGGCATGCCGAAGAACCGCATCATCCTGTCGGCCAAGGTCTCGGCGGTGCAGGATCTGATCGCGGTCTACCAGGATCTCGCCTCCCGTTCCGATTATGCCATCCATCTCGGTCTGACCGAGGCCGGCATGGGCTCGAAGGGCATCGTGGCGTCCTCGGCCGCGCTCGGCATCCTGCTGCAGCAGGGCATCGGCGACACCATCCGCATCTCGCTGACGCCGGAGCCCGGCGGCGACCGTACCCGTGAGGTGCAGGTCGGCCAGGAGCTGTTGCAGACCATGGGCTTCCGCACCTTCGTGCCGCTGGTCGCGGCGTGTCCCGGTTGCGGCCGCACCACCTCGACCACGTTCCAGGAACTGGCCCGCTCGATCCAGGATTTCATCCGCGACGAGATGCCGACCTGGAAGACGAAATATCCCGGCGTGGAAGAGCTCAACGTCGCGGTGATGGGCTGCATCGTCAACGGTCCCGGCGAATCCAAGCACGCCAATATCGGCATCTCGCTTCCCGGCACCGGCGAAGCGCCGGCCGCGCCGGTGTTCGTCGACGGCAAGAAGTTCCGCACCTTGCGCGGGCCCACGATCTCCGCCGACTTCAAGGCGCTGGTGATCGACTACATCGACCAGCGCTACGGCCAGGGCGCCAAGGTGCCGGTGACGGCGGCGGAGTAG
- a CDS encoding DMT family transporter: MSSPQAIPSAARPLSAGAIALMLMLCLTWGFNQIAVKLVLPDIPPMLQATIRSMGALPVLFIIGTLRGVNFFERDGTWKPGLIAGLMFGIEFVLIFQGLRFTPASRAVVFLYTAPFFVALGSYQVLGERLGGTQWLGLAVSFAGVALAIGVPQPDVDAKVLLGDLMIVGGAALWAATTLVAKGTRLRFAAPEKALGYQVATSIPILGLAAWLFGESITHTPAPLSLALMAFQAIWVVGTTFTLWFALVKAYSASKLSAFTFITPLFGVVGSYFIMHDTLSLTFGAAAVLVIVGLFLVNRPNQTAAAPRDALLNVTKT; the protein is encoded by the coding sequence ATGTCCTCGCCACAAGCCATACCATCCGCCGCACGTCCCCTCAGTGCCGGCGCCATCGCCCTGATGCTGATGCTGTGCCTGACCTGGGGGTTCAACCAGATTGCGGTGAAGCTGGTGCTGCCGGACATCCCGCCGATGCTCCAGGCCACGATCCGCTCAATGGGCGCGCTGCCGGTGCTGTTCATCATCGGCACCTTACGTGGCGTCAATTTCTTCGAACGTGACGGCACCTGGAAGCCCGGCCTCATCGCCGGACTGATGTTCGGCATCGAGTTCGTTCTGATCTTCCAGGGCCTGCGCTTCACGCCGGCGTCGCGCGCGGTCGTGTTCCTCTACACCGCCCCGTTCTTCGTCGCGCTCGGCTCCTACCAAGTGCTCGGCGAGCGGCTCGGCGGTACGCAATGGCTGGGGCTCGCCGTGAGCTTTGCCGGCGTCGCACTCGCCATCGGCGTGCCGCAGCCGGATGTCGATGCCAAGGTGTTGCTCGGCGACCTCATGATCGTCGGCGGCGCGGCGTTGTGGGCGGCGACCACGCTGGTCGCCAAGGGCACGCGGCTGCGCTTCGCCGCGCCCGAGAAGGCGCTGGGCTACCAGGTCGCGACCTCGATCCCGATCCTGGGGCTGGCAGCCTGGCTGTTCGGCGAATCCATCACGCACACGCCGGCGCCACTATCGCTCGCCCTCATGGCCTTCCAGGCGATCTGGGTGGTGGGAACCACGTTCACGCTTTGGTTCGCGCTGGTGAAGGCTTATTCGGCCAGCAAATTGTCGGCTTTTACCTTCATCACCCCTTTGTTTGGCGTGGTCGGTAGCTATTTCATCATGCACGACACCTTAAGCCTGACATTCGGGGCCGCTGCGGTCCTTGTAATTGTTGGGCTTTTTCTGGTTAACCGTCCGAACCAAACGGCTGCGGCGCCGCGCGATGCATTGCTGAACGTCACCAAAACCTGA
- a CDS encoding nuclear transport factor 2 family protein: MSPNRSSVEAVVQSYFDGLYEGDAEKLGAIFHPSADLRWVEKGELQVLTVPDWLDRVRKRPSGKAEGKPREDFIVTIDRSDDNTAFIKVRCQLPPRYFTDYLVAMKLADGWQIVSKSYRYDLRE; the protein is encoded by the coding sequence ATGAGCCCAAATCGTTCAAGTGTCGAAGCCGTCGTGCAATCCTATTTCGACGGCCTCTATGAGGGCGACGCCGAAAAGCTCGGCGCCATCTTCCATCCCTCCGCCGACCTGCGCTGGGTCGAGAAGGGCGAATTGCAGGTGCTGACCGTGCCGGACTGGCTCGACCGCGTGCGCAAGCGCCCCTCCGGCAAGGCCGAAGGCAAGCCGCGCGAGGATTTCATCGTCACCATCGACCGTTCGGACGACAACACCGCCTTCATCAAGGTCCGGTGCCAATTGCCGCCGCGCTATTTCACCGACTATTTGGTGGCGATGAAACTCGCCGACGGCTGGCAGATCGTGTCGAAGTCGTATCGGTACGACCTGAGGGAGTGA
- a CDS encoding GFA family protein, protein MTASEKSNARILIGECYCRTVRFEVADAFSYAMNCHCSNCRRTTGAAFKPFAGITQDQLRIVRGGDQRIIFGDDTTHDAHCARCGSLLYSRVRGGAWVHVAMGTLVDTPSIRPSAHIFVGSKAPWHEITDNLPQYREHIGVV, encoded by the coding sequence ATGACCGCATCAGAGAAATCGAACGCCCGTATCCTGATCGGCGAATGCTATTGCCGCACCGTGCGCTTCGAGGTGGCGGATGCGTTCTCCTATGCGATGAACTGCCACTGCTCGAACTGTCGCCGCACCACCGGCGCCGCCTTCAAGCCGTTCGCCGGCATTACCCAGGACCAGCTCCGCATCGTCAGGGGCGGCGACCAGCGAATCATTTTCGGCGACGACACCACCCATGACGCGCACTGCGCCCGGTGCGGCTCGCTGCTCTATTCCCGGGTGCGTGGAGGAGCATGGGTCCATGTTGCCATGGGAACCCTGGTCGATACCCCCTCGATCCGGCCGAGCGCCCATATTTTCGTGGGCTCGAAGGCGCCCTGGCATGAAATTACGGACAATCTGCCGCAATATCGGGAGCACATCGGCGTTGTCTGA
- a CDS encoding N-acetylmuramoyl-L-alanine amidase → MRAAAPAKCEMPKFRIVVDVGHTPDSYGALSARNDPEFGFNFRLASLIAAKLKSEGFAATRLLVTDGKARASLFKRVSAANDGRTDLFLSVHHDSVPDKLLESWEFDGANSYFSDRFSGHSLFVSHQNPHFATSLLLARMIGRQLKEQGLHYARQYTLPVMGRYRHQLLDKDVGVYRYDGLVVLSRTRSAAVLLEAGSIINRDEEMEMNSSERQDAVAGAVAAAMREFCERR, encoded by the coding sequence ATGAGGGCGGCAGCGCCGGCCAAATGCGAGATGCCGAAATTCCGGATCGTCGTGGATGTCGGACACACCCCGGACTCCTACGGCGCGTTGAGCGCGCGCAATGATCCGGAGTTCGGCTTCAACTTCCGTCTCGCAAGTCTGATCGCAGCAAAGCTCAAGTCCGAAGGCTTTGCCGCAACCCGCCTGCTCGTCACGGACGGCAAGGCGAGGGCGAGCCTGTTCAAGCGCGTCAGTGCCGCGAATGACGGCCGGACCGATCTGTTCCTCTCGGTCCATCACGATTCGGTGCCGGACAAGCTGCTCGAGAGCTGGGAATTCGACGGCGCCAACAGCTATTTCAGCGACCGCTTTTCGGGACATTCGCTGTTCGTGTCGCACCAGAATCCGCACTTCGCCACCAGCCTGTTGCTGGCCCGGATGATCGGCAGGCAGTTGAAGGAGCAGGGCCTGCACTATGCGAGGCAATACACCCTTCCGGTGATGGGCCGCTACCGGCACCAGCTGCTGGACAAGGACGTCGGCGTCTACCGCTACGACGGGCTCGTCGTGCTCTCGCGGACGAGAAGCGCCGCGGTGCTGCTCGAGGCCGGCTCGATCATCAACCGCGACGAGGAGATGGAAATGAATTCGTCGGAGCGGCAGGACGCGGTTGCGGGGGCCGTTGCGGCCGCGATGAGGGAGTTTTGCGAGCGGCGGTAG
- a CDS encoding MarR family winged helix-turn-helix transcriptional regulator, with protein sequence MTRGSVDQNFLFTLAELYRLLRVYADKEASRFGITRAQWAVLAKVERSEGMKQSELAELLEVQPITLTRLIDKLCDNDWIERRSDASDRRVKRLYLKKAGRQLLGRMSGLRSEITANALDGIAPADAHRLLTQLETIKENVRNATQTSGAEQARREQRYG encoded by the coding sequence ATGACCCGCGGGTCTGTCGACCAGAACTTCCTGTTCACGCTCGCCGAGCTCTATCGCCTGCTGCGCGTCTATGCCGACAAGGAGGCGTCGCGCTTCGGCATCACCCGCGCGCAATGGGCGGTGCTGGCCAAGGTGGAGCGCAGCGAGGGCATGAAGCAGTCGGAGCTCGCCGAGCTCCTGGAGGTGCAGCCGATCACGCTGACGCGCCTGATCGACAAGCTCTGCGACAATGATTGGATCGAACGCCGCAGCGACGCCTCGGACCGCCGGGTCAAGCGCCTGTACCTGAAGAAGGCCGGCCGGCAGCTGCTCGGCCGGATGAGCGGGCTCCGGTCCGAAATCACCGCCAACGCGCTCGATGGCATCGCCCCGGCTGATGCGCACCGCCTCCTCACCCAACTCGAAACAATCAAGGAAAACGTGCGGAACGCGACCCAGACCAGCGGCGCGGAGCAAGCGCGTAGGGAGCAGCGCTATGGCTGA